Proteins encoded together in one Acidobacteriota bacterium window:
- the cas2 gene encoding CRISPR-associated endonuclease Cas2: MEHLYIVVYDISDPKRWRRVFKLMKGYGEWVQLSVFQCRLSRRRQADLVARLDGMIDHAEDHVVLVDIGAADGVEPRFVSLGKKFRAVRREPVIV; encoded by the coding sequence GTGGAGCATCTCTACATCGTCGTCTACGACATCAGCGACCCCAAGCGGTGGCGGCGGGTGTTCAAGCTCATGAAGGGATATGGCGAGTGGGTCCAGCTCTCCGTCTTTCAGTGCCGCCTGAGCCGCCGCCGGCAAGCCGATCTGGTTGCGCGGCTCGACGGGATGATCGATCATGCAGAGGACCACGTCGTGCTGGTCGACATCGGCGCCGCCGATGGGGTGGAGCCGCGCTTCGTGAGTCTGGGGAAGAAGTTCCGTGCGGTGCGCCGCGAGCCGGTGATCGTCTGA
- the cas1 gene encoding CRISPR-associated endonuclease Cas1, with translation MVNEFVYCPRLAYLEWVQGEWVESSDTVEGRHAHRRVNRDGGKLPPPADVDKVEKLHARSITLSSERLGLIARMDLIESDGGSVTPVDYKRGKRPHVERGAYDPERVQLCVQGLLLREHGYACDEGVLYFVGSRERVRVPFDEELVSATQQAVEGLRRVATEGVIPPPLEDSPKCPRCSLVEVCLPDEVHHLKGADVAPRPIAVPCTDALPLYVQARRAKVSKSGETLVVTVDDDELATARLAETSQVVVMGNVYLTTPTLHELMWRGIPVTWHSYGGWFFGHTMGNGHKNVELRTAQYRASFDETTCLRFARGLVTAKIQNCRTLLRRNWKQAESSNPVLVDLRGDGLRAARTESLPELLGVEGTAAARYFRSFGAMLNESASDAEFAFDFETRNRRPPRDPVNALLSFAYSLLVRSWTVTLAAVGFDAYRGLYHQPRYGRPALALDLMEPFRPLVADSVVVQAINNGEVRPNDLKTVAGSVNLTADGRRRFISTYERRLGHEVVHPLFGYRVSYRRLMEMQARLFGRFLLGELAEYPNFTTR, from the coding sequence ATGGTCAACGAGTTCGTCTACTGTCCGCGCCTGGCCTACCTGGAGTGGGTGCAGGGCGAGTGGGTCGAGTCCTCCGATACCGTCGAAGGACGCCACGCGCACCGGCGCGTCAACCGCGACGGCGGCAAGCTGCCGCCGCCGGCCGACGTCGACAAGGTCGAGAAGCTGCACGCGCGGTCGATCACGCTGTCCTCCGAGCGCCTGGGCCTGATTGCCCGCATGGACCTGATCGAGTCGGACGGCGGCAGCGTGACGCCGGTCGACTACAAGCGCGGCAAGCGCCCGCACGTCGAGCGCGGCGCCTACGACCCCGAGCGGGTGCAACTCTGCGTGCAGGGACTCCTGCTGCGCGAGCACGGCTACGCGTGCGACGAGGGCGTGCTCTATTTCGTCGGGAGCCGCGAACGCGTGCGGGTGCCGTTCGACGAAGAGCTCGTCTCCGCCACGCAGCAGGCGGTCGAGGGGTTGCGGCGCGTCGCCACCGAGGGCGTCATCCCGCCGCCGCTGGAGGACAGCCCCAAGTGCCCGCGCTGCTCGCTGGTCGAGGTCTGCCTGCCCGACGAGGTCCACCATCTCAAGGGGGCCGACGTCGCGCCGCGCCCGATCGCCGTGCCCTGTACCGATGCGCTGCCGCTCTACGTCCAGGCCCGCCGGGCGAAGGTGTCCAAGTCGGGCGAGACCCTGGTCGTGACGGTGGACGACGACGAGCTGGCGACCGCCCGGCTGGCGGAGACCTCGCAGGTCGTCGTCATGGGCAACGTCTACCTGACCACGCCCACCCTGCACGAGCTGATGTGGCGCGGGATTCCCGTCACCTGGCACAGCTACGGCGGCTGGTTCTTCGGCCACACCATGGGCAACGGGCACAAGAACGTCGAGCTGCGGACGGCCCAGTACCGGGCGAGCTTCGACGAGACGACCTGCCTGCGATTCGCCCGGGGGCTCGTGACCGCGAAGATCCAGAACTGCCGCACGTTGCTCCGCCGCAACTGGAAGCAGGCCGAGAGCAGCAACCCGGTCCTGGTCGACCTGAGGGGCGACGGCCTTCGCGCGGCCCGAACCGAATCGCTGCCCGAGCTGCTCGGCGTGGAGGGGACCGCCGCGGCCCGCTACTTCCGGTCCTTCGGCGCCATGTTGAACGAGTCGGCGTCGGACGCGGAGTTCGCCTTCGACTTCGAGACGCGCAACCGCCGTCCCCCGCGGGATCCGGTCAACGCCCTGCTCTCGTTCGCCTACTCGCTGCTCGTCCGATCCTGGACCGTGACGCTGGCCGCCGTCGGTTTCGACGCCTACCGGGGCCTCTACCATCAACCCCGCTACGGCCGTCCGGCGCTGGCCCTCGACCTGATGGAGCCGTTCCGCCCCCTGGTAGCCGATTCGGTGGTGGTGCAGGCGATCAACAACGGCGAGGTCCGACCGAACGACCTCAAGACGGTCGCCGGCAGCGTCAACCTGACCGCCGACGGTCGCCGCCGCTTCATTTCGACCTACGAGCGCCGCCTCGGCCACGAGGTCGTCCACCCGCTCTTCGGCTACCGCGTCAGCTACCGGCGCCTGATGGAGATGCAGGCCCGCCTGTTCGGGCGCTTTCTTCTGGGCGAGCTTGCCGAGTACCCCAACTTCACGACGCGGTGA
- a CDS encoding addiction module toxin, HicA family, producing MERDSRKLIQLLERDGWVRVAVRGSHWQFKHPDHAGRITVPHPNRDVKRGTVASIYRQAGWKPRRD from the coding sequence GTGGAGCGCGACAGCCGCAAGCTGATTCAACTATTGGAACGCGACGGCTGGGTTCGCGTGGCCGTCCGGGGCAGCCACTGGCAGTTCAAGCACCCCGATCATGCAGGTCGTATCACGGTCCCGCATCCGAATCGGGACGTCAAGCGCGGCACCGTCGCTTCGATCTACCGACAGGCGGGCTGGAAACCGCGGAGAGACTGA
- a CDS encoding ribbon-helix-helix protein, CopG family, with product MRYVAFLHDDEEPGYGISFPDFPGCVSDGETVDDALRRGAEALSFHVEGMMADGEPIPRPRSLHDIKTDEGLAGWRDGATIAFVPLILDKGSPRRINVSLDFGLLRAIDEEAKQRGMTRSAFLSSAARNEIEGR from the coding sequence ATGCGGTACGTGGCATTTCTTCACGATGACGAGGAACCCGGTTACGGCATCAGCTTTCCGGATTTTCCGGGCTGCGTGTCGGACGGCGAGACCGTGGACGACGCGCTGCGCCGCGGTGCAGAGGCGCTCTCGTTCCACGTCGAAGGCATGATGGCTGACGGGGAACCCATCCCCCGGCCGCGCTCCCTCCACGACATCAAGACGGACGAGGGCCTGGCCGGGTGGCGGGACGGCGCCACCATCGCCTTCGTCCCGCTCATTCTCGACAAGGGGTCGCCGCGCCGCATCAACGTCTCCCTGGATTTCGGTCTTCTACGCGCCATCGACGAGGAGGCGAAGCAGCGCGGCATGACCCGCTCGGCTTTCCTCTCCAGCGCCGCGCGCAACGAGATCGAGGGACGGTGA
- a CDS encoding prevent-host-death protein, producing MAKTLGAAEVKATCLRVIPQMERDEKQVTITNRGRPVAVSSPVPAPVTRPSIIGAMQGSVLGYDSPCSPANDPSDWTATR from the coding sequence GTGGCGAAGACTCTCGGGGCGGCCGAGGTCAAGGCGACGTGTCTCCGCGTCATCCCGCAAATGGAAAGGGACGAGAAACAGGTGACGATTACCAACCGCGGTCGGCCGGTCGCCGTGTCGTCACCTGTCCCGGCGCCCGTCACGCGTCCATCAATCATCGGCGCGATGCAAGGCTCGGTCCTGGGCTACGACAGCCCCTGCTCGCCGGCAAACGATCCGTCGGACTGGACCGCGACGCGGTGA
- a CDS encoding type II toxin-antitoxin system VapC family toxin, whose protein sequence is MIVLDTHVLIWAVDGDARLGRTARAAGVATARHCRAPILTADGAIRDYAAGGHVRAIDASR, encoded by the coding sequence GTGATCGTCCTCGATACGCACGTCCTGATCTGGGCGGTCGACGGCGACGCCCGCCTTGGACGCACGGCCCGCGCCGCCGGCGTCGCTACTGCACGCCACTGCCGCGCGCCGATCCTCACGGCCGACGGCGCCATCCGCGACTACGCGGCGGGAGGCCACGTCCGGGCCATCGACGCGAGTCGGTGA
- a CDS encoding CRISPR-associated endonuclease Cas3'', which yields MNAATLYRLALGADRKPDAWQAALATDAWPRVLIAPTGSGKTAAVTLGWTARLLHSPDATPRRLVWCLPMRTLVEQTARAVEEWLRKLATDEVDSEGRLPRPEDVHVLMGGVDANGWLERPERPAVLVGTQDMLLSRALMRGYASSRALWPMEFALLHEDAQWVFDEVQLMGAGRATSAQLDAFRQSEAERARPDGRAAGAWSRSLWISATLDPDWLATVDHPAPAAAAVVRVDADAAPGGRLAKLTRAPKRLTRSPAVPASAKKADIADYVGRLADEIVSAHRDGRMTLAIVNRVDRAQTLRDAIEKRLPGRPAAAPALALVHSRFRAADRAREMATALDADGANPHGRIVVATQAIEAGVDISAAVLFTELAPWSSLVQRFGRANRYAEFPDGADVRWIDLLQPAADATASDKDTEELARPYETAELQAARDRLTGLTDVAPVHLPPPGDIDPPRRVIRRKDLDDLFDTDPDLTGFDVDVSPYVRDADDTDIRVFWRDPSEANDDPPRPGRDELCAVSIGTAGKWMDKLPHKGRSLLFQRDPQWRRRDGRTGTAPPGWMRLEGRPWPGLVLLAYPAAGGYRETAGFTGDPKDVPEPISGLATLGAGAVPHSSAAPAQPEAKVEQFERHPRKQENSAAAPVQQEAEGHDEDPLSGIDAIVPLADHLRHVAAEADSLCAALDVDPAARDAVVRAARWHDLGKAHEVFQDTMRRGLDGRAVEPGVLLAKTAGRPRHGRPYFRHELASTLAFLKHEGWSRDADLVAYLIAAHHGKVRLNLRALPREAAPKDGRAGARFARGVWEGDPLPSFVLEGGERWEGGDLLLSIMELGWDDVSRESWTERTRELLARLGPFRLAWLETLLRVADWRASAMERNGGRDDG from the coding sequence GTGAACGCCGCGACCCTCTATCGACTGGCGCTCGGCGCCGATCGGAAGCCCGACGCGTGGCAGGCCGCGCTGGCGACCGACGCGTGGCCGCGGGTCCTGATTGCGCCGACCGGATCGGGCAAGACCGCCGCGGTGACGCTGGGGTGGACGGCCCGTCTTCTGCACAGCCCCGACGCTACGCCCCGCCGGCTCGTCTGGTGCCTGCCGATGCGCACGCTGGTCGAGCAGACCGCGCGGGCGGTCGAGGAATGGCTTCGCAAGCTGGCCACCGACGAAGTGGACAGCGAGGGTCGGCTGCCGCGACCGGAAGACGTGCACGTGCTCATGGGTGGTGTGGACGCGAACGGCTGGCTGGAGAGACCGGAACGCCCGGCGGTTCTCGTGGGCACCCAGGACATGCTGTTGAGCCGCGCCCTGATGCGTGGCTATGCGTCGTCCCGGGCGCTCTGGCCGATGGAGTTCGCCCTTCTGCACGAGGACGCGCAGTGGGTGTTCGACGAGGTGCAGCTCATGGGCGCGGGCCGCGCGACGTCCGCCCAGCTCGACGCCTTCCGGCAGTCGGAAGCCGAGCGCGCCCGACCCGACGGCCGCGCAGCGGGCGCCTGGTCCCGCAGCCTCTGGATCTCGGCCACGCTCGACCCGGACTGGCTCGCCACCGTCGATCACCCTGCACCGGCCGCCGCGGCCGTAGTCCGGGTGGATGCGGACGCGGCCCCGGGCGGCCGGCTCGCGAAGCTGACGCGCGCGCCGAAGAGACTGACCCGGTCGCCAGCGGTGCCGGCGTCTGCGAAGAAGGCCGACATCGCCGACTACGTCGGGCGGCTAGCGGATGAGATCGTGAGCGCCCACCGCGACGGCCGGATGACTCTGGCCATCGTCAATCGCGTCGACCGCGCGCAGACGCTACGCGACGCGATCGAGAAGAGGCTGCCCGGCCGGCCGGCCGCGGCGCCGGCGCTGGCGCTGGTCCACTCCCGCTTCCGCGCCGCCGACCGCGCGCGGGAGATGGCGACGGCCCTCGACGCGGACGGAGCGAATCCGCACGGCCGCATCGTCGTGGCCACGCAGGCGATCGAGGCGGGCGTGGACATCTCGGCCGCCGTCCTGTTCACCGAGCTGGCCCCCTGGTCCTCGCTGGTGCAGCGCTTCGGCCGCGCCAACCGCTACGCGGAGTTCCCCGACGGCGCGGACGTGCGCTGGATCGACTTGCTCCAACCGGCGGCGGACGCCACGGCTTCGGACAAGGACACCGAGGAGCTGGCGAGGCCCTACGAGACCGCGGAGCTGCAGGCCGCGCGGGATAGATTGACCGGGTTGACCGATGTCGCGCCGGTGCACCTTCCCCCGCCCGGCGACATCGACCCACCGCGCCGCGTGATCCGCCGCAAGGACCTCGATGACCTGTTCGACACCGATCCGGACCTGACCGGCTTCGACGTCGACGTGTCGCCGTACGTCCGCGACGCCGACGACACCGACATCCGCGTCTTCTGGAGGGATCCCTCGGAGGCGAACGACGATCCGCCGCGTCCCGGAAGGGACGAGCTGTGCGCGGTGTCGATCGGCACGGCCGGGAAGTGGATGGACAAGCTCCCCCACAAGGGGCGAAGCCTGCTGTTCCAGCGCGACCCGCAGTGGCGGCGCCGGGACGGTCGGACCGGGACGGCCCCACCCGGATGGATGCGCCTGGAGGGCAGACCCTGGCCGGGCCTCGTGCTCTTGGCGTATCCGGCGGCCGGCGGCTACCGCGAGACAGCAGGATTCACAGGCGATCCGAAGGACGTGCCCGAGCCGATCTCGGGCCTGGCAACGCTCGGCGCCGGCGCGGTGCCGCACAGCTCCGCCGCTCCAGCGCAGCCAGAGGCCAAGGTCGAGCAGTTCGAACGCCATCCTCGCAAGCAGGAAAACAGTGCCGCTGCTCCGGTGCAGCAGGAGGCCGAGGGACACGACGAAGATCCGCTCAGCGGGATCGACGCGATCGTGCCGCTGGCGGACCACCTCCGCCACGTCGCGGCCGAGGCCGACTCGTTGTGCGCAGCCCTCGACGTGGATCCGGCCGCGCGGGACGCCGTCGTGCGTGCGGCGCGCTGGCACGATCTGGGCAAGGCGCACGAGGTCTTCCAGGACACGATGCGCCGGGGCCTCGACGGGCGGGCCGTGGAGCCTGGCGTACTGCTCGCCAAGACCGCCGGGAGACCTCGCCACGGCAGGCCCTACTTCCGCCACGAGCTCGCCTCGACACTGGCGTTCCTGAAGCACGAGGGCTGGTCGCGCGACGCCGACCTGGTCGCCTACCTGATCGCCGCCCACCACGGGAAAGTGCGGCTCAACCTGCGTGCCCTGCCCCGCGAGGCGGCGCCGAAGGACGGCCGGGCCGGGGCGCGCTTCGCTCGCGGCGTCTGGGAGGGAGACCCGCTGCCCTCCTTCGTGCTGGAGGGCGGCGAGCGCTGGGAGGGCGGCGACCTGCTGCTGTCGATCATGGAACTGGGCTGGGACGACGTCTCCCGCGAGAGCTGGACGGAACGCACGCGCGAGCTGCTCGCCCGCCTCGGACCGTTCCGGCTGGCCTGGCTGGAGACGCTGCTGCGGGTAGCCGACTGGCGGGCATCCGCGATGGAGCGCAACGGAGGCCGGGATGACGGGTGA
- the csx17 gene encoding type I-U CRISPR-associated protein Csx17 produces MTGEPLALRGCAPTPLASYLKALGVLRLVASPANHVSGAAADPHARGWWENECFHLRTALGRDALLRFFLHDYAPSPIIAPWNGRAGFLEGDAGETSSRGGAVLMRAVENSECRRLELMRSTVGSLRDNAHLAEYNRLRARAKGLQDASKSLKGEEKKLNAAEKSRVEKEAKTVKSLLLPSLRSETAAHHVGYIDACYVLTMEEAAAPLLGSGGNDGSRDFGVNFAEKLQELVDFRDGSPTARARTELESALLDVVRRAAEHGSMGQFSPGQGGPNGTTGYEGYNPLNAWDVILAMEGTMAFAGALTRQWGATGGSRAAFPFTFEPTGAGAGGLSSEDPNRPRGEVWTPIWSKPATFSEAAAIFAEGRLTVGERTARSGLDAARSVARIGAARGIGGFERYSIIQPDSKMPYQATPLGRFDTPDRPRRDLVSDLDAGDWLSRARRLVGNKRTAPARAGQAMRRLEDALFDMTVANRESDGARNALMALGSFVGWLASNPTARKDLRPPPLISPDWLHEADDGSPEFRAAAALATLGLPALPRPAQQADAQEPQAAHRAGEGAGGESTTAPQTAADEDPDSAPGRARPDAAPPMAAHFAPLDERSFFYRGNVGTRRAWSAGDTPPTVVWGAGPLVPNLIAVLERRLVEASTRGLEDKPLAGATGARLSDVAAFLSAEFDDARCAALLAGLVWARPARLRSASGRTGPAPVPFAYAALKPLLTPDAALRAVRVLPASARLPVPPGLNARLRAGGDSRDGRATDGAVRLALSRARASGLPAPFAAAQLGSHGSASEAGRMGAGVPADRLAAALLMPIDARDLCALIERAYPGAPTDNDHVTTEDTTHGA; encoded by the coding sequence ATGACGGGTGAGCCGCTCGCGCTGCGCGGATGCGCCCCGACGCCGCTGGCGTCCTACCTGAAGGCGCTCGGCGTGCTGCGCCTCGTCGCCTCGCCCGCCAACCACGTCTCCGGCGCGGCGGCCGATCCGCACGCGCGCGGCTGGTGGGAGAACGAGTGCTTTCACCTGCGGACTGCGCTCGGCCGCGACGCCCTGCTGCGCTTCTTCCTCCACGACTACGCGCCGAGCCCGATCATCGCGCCGTGGAATGGCCGGGCCGGCTTTCTCGAGGGCGATGCGGGAGAGACGTCGAGCCGCGGCGGCGCCGTTCTCATGCGCGCCGTCGAAAACAGCGAGTGCCGACGACTGGAGTTGATGCGGAGCACCGTCGGCTCACTGCGCGACAACGCTCATCTCGCGGAATACAACCGGCTCCGGGCGCGAGCGAAGGGGCTGCAGGATGCGTCGAAGTCGCTCAAGGGTGAAGAAAAGAAACTCAACGCTGCCGAGAAGAGCAGGGTCGAAAAGGAAGCCAAGACGGTGAAGAGCCTGCTGCTGCCGAGCTTGAGATCCGAGACGGCCGCGCACCATGTCGGCTACATCGACGCGTGCTACGTGCTCACGATGGAGGAAGCGGCCGCTCCCCTGCTTGGGTCGGGCGGCAATGACGGCAGCCGCGATTTCGGTGTCAACTTCGCCGAGAAACTCCAGGAACTGGTGGATTTCCGCGATGGCAGCCCGACCGCCCGCGCGCGCACCGAACTCGAATCGGCGTTGCTCGACGTCGTCCGGCGCGCCGCGGAACATGGTTCGATGGGCCAGTTCAGCCCCGGGCAGGGCGGGCCCAACGGGACGACGGGATACGAGGGATACAACCCTCTGAACGCATGGGATGTCATCCTGGCGATGGAGGGTACGATGGCATTCGCCGGTGCCCTGACTCGTCAGTGGGGTGCGACAGGCGGCAGCCGCGCCGCCTTCCCCTTCACCTTCGAGCCCACCGGCGCAGGAGCAGGCGGCCTGTCGTCGGAGGACCCGAACCGGCCTCGCGGCGAGGTCTGGACTCCCATCTGGTCCAAACCGGCCACATTCTCCGAAGCGGCAGCCATCTTCGCGGAGGGACGCCTCACCGTCGGGGAACGCACGGCTAGAAGTGGGCTGGACGCGGCGCGTTCGGTTGCCCGCATCGGCGCCGCGCGAGGAATCGGTGGTTTCGAGCGCTACTCCATCATCCAGCCTGACAGCAAGATGCCGTACCAGGCGACACCCCTCGGCCGATTCGACACGCCGGATCGACCGCGCAGGGACCTCGTCTCCGACCTCGATGCCGGCGACTGGCTAAGCCGTGCCCGACGATTGGTCGGTAACAAGAGGACGGCGCCCGCACGCGCGGGTCAGGCGATGCGCCGTCTGGAAGACGCCCTGTTCGATATGACGGTCGCGAATCGCGAATCGGACGGGGCCCGAAACGCTCTCATGGCTCTGGGCAGTTTTGTCGGTTGGCTCGCGTCGAATCCGACTGCCCGCAAGGACCTGCGCCCGCCGCCGCTGATCTCCCCCGACTGGTTGCACGAAGCCGACGACGGGAGTCCGGAGTTCCGCGCGGCGGCGGCGCTCGCCACACTCGGGCTGCCGGCCCTACCCCGTCCCGCGCAGCAGGCAGACGCGCAGGAACCGCAGGCTGCGCATCGCGCCGGCGAAGGCGCGGGCGGCGAATCGACGACGGCACCTCAGACGGCGGCCGACGAAGACCCGGACAGCGCCCCGGGGCGGGCGCGACCGGACGCCGCGCCGCCGATGGCCGCCCATTTCGCGCCGCTCGACGAGCGGAGCTTCTTCTATCGCGGAAACGTCGGCACACGCCGGGCATGGTCCGCCGGAGACACCCCGCCCACGGTGGTCTGGGGCGCCGGCCCGCTCGTTCCGAACCTGATCGCCGTGCTCGAACGGCGACTGGTCGAGGCGTCGACCCGCGGACTGGAGGACAAGCCGTTGGCCGGCGCGACCGGCGCGCGCCTATCCGACGTGGCGGCGTTCCTCTCCGCCGAGTTCGACGACGCGCGTTGCGCCGCGTTGCTAGCCGGCCTGGTGTGGGCGCGACCGGCGCGACTCAGATCGGCGTCCGGCCGGACCGGCCCTGCGCCCGTTCCGTTCGCCTACGCCGCGCTCAAGCCCTTGCTCACGCCGGACGCCGCACTCCGCGCGGTCCGGGTGCTGCCCGCGTCCGCACGACTGCCAGTGCCGCCGGGGCTGAACGCACGCCTGCGCGCCGGAGGGGATAGCCGGGACGGACGGGCTACCGACGGCGCCGTGCGGCTGGCCCTGTCGCGCGCCCGCGCATCCGGCCTGCCGGCGCCGTTCGCCGCCGCGCAGCTCGGCTCGCACGGATCGGCCTCCGAAGCCGGCCGCATGGGAGCCGGCGTGCCGGCCGATCGGCTCGCCGCGGCGCTCCTGATGCCCATCGACGCTCGGGACTTGTGCGCATTGATCGAGCGCGCCTATCCGGGCGCTCCGACTGACAACGACCACGTGACGACGGAGGATACGACGCATGGCGCTTGA
- the cas7u gene encoding type I-U CRISPR-associated protein Cas7 → MALDLTVLDNAPRLLLKARLKPVQGTRFQPTGFPNLGHAVYDSPDGRGRTVLVESAQSMANRLETVCWDDIADDWVAPLRGLPVVKVADGNGKPLTNSLIEAHRLNSPYILEGKDKTVVDLLKKRLAAMEVGRVDLRELAKVLLEFDTNALLHGIFLAKKELAGGRLRLPRSLSAFVEAENAKVAASGGVKNDSVNPSGDTAKGFGNVPFARDEWVAEEITAYFNLDLRQIRAFGLGGDVERLLILLALFKIRKFLAEGLRLRTACDLDAAGIAVTRPDGFELPDLDDIESALPRLIETVGSQGLFGESRVLTVRYEK, encoded by the coding sequence ATGGCGCTTGACCTCACCGTACTCGACAACGCTCCCCGCCTGCTCCTCAAGGCGAGGCTCAAGCCGGTGCAGGGCACCAGATTCCAACCGACGGGCTTCCCGAACCTCGGGCACGCCGTCTACGACTCGCCGGACGGACGGGGTCGCACCGTGCTCGTCGAGAGCGCGCAGTCGATGGCGAACCGCCTCGAGACGGTCTGCTGGGACGACATCGCCGACGACTGGGTGGCTCCGCTGCGGGGCCTGCCCGTCGTGAAGGTCGCGGACGGGAACGGCAAGCCGCTCACCAATTCCCTGATCGAAGCGCATCGGCTCAACTCGCCGTACATCCTCGAGGGCAAGGACAAGACCGTCGTCGACCTCCTCAAGAAGCGCCTGGCGGCCATGGAGGTGGGCCGGGTCGATCTGCGCGAGCTGGCAAAGGTACTGCTGGAGTTCGACACCAACGCCCTGCTGCACGGCATCTTCCTCGCGAAGAAGGAGCTGGCCGGCGGCCGGTTGCGCCTGCCCAGGTCCCTGTCCGCCTTCGTAGAGGCGGAGAACGCGAAGGTGGCCGCGAGCGGCGGCGTCAAGAACGACTCGGTGAATCCCTCGGGCGATACCGCCAAGGGGTTCGGCAACGTGCCCTTCGCCCGCGACGAGTGGGTCGCCGAGGAGATCACCGCCTACTTCAACCTCGACCTGCGCCAGATCCGCGCCTTCGGGCTGGGCGGGGACGTCGAGCGGCTGCTTATCCTCCTCGCGCTCTTCAAGATCCGGAAGTTCCTCGCGGAAGGACTGCGGCTGCGCACGGCCTGCGATCTCGACGCCGCCGGGATCGCGGTCACGCGCCCGGACGGGTTCGAACTGCCGGATCTTGACGACATCGAATCGGCACTGCCGAGGCTGATCGAGACCGTGGGCTCGCAGGGTCTCTTCGGCGAGAGCCGCGTGCTCACCGTCCGCTACGAGAAGTGA